From Acyrthosiphon pisum isolate AL4f unplaced genomic scaffold, pea_aphid_22Mar2018_4r6ur Scaffold_20957;HRSCAF=22637, whole genome shotgun sequence:
ATTAAATGgcctataatttatgataatattgaatttattataatatgaatttattgttagtcaatatcaaatatttagataatattaaaataaatataaatataaataaataaatatgttaccaGCTAAAGCATTTGATTCAATTAGAAGTTTCACtcgactattattatatattctactatCATGAACTGAACCTGGCCATCTGCAGACTATgtcaaaaatttgcattttaggACCACAaacaatttgaacatttaatgaCATCCATCCTTTTCGATTTCTATAAATTTCTGCGTTGTCGCCTCCGGGACTTTTAATAGGGACATGTGTACAATCTATAGCTCCAATTACACCAGGAAATTcaccaattaaataaaattgttcctTAGTGTCTTGTAAATTTGGTGCTCTTGGAAATCGAATCCATTTTTTTCCACATTTAGCTAGTAATCCCGATACTTCTTTAACTACAATAGAAACCGAAGCCTGTGAATATCCTAATGTATCTCCATTAACTctctataaaacaataaaattaaattaacaataatctTACCATAATTACTCATTTAAATTGCATTCAAATACTTGGTCATTTCCACTTGCATAGAAACGTAGGGCAATTAAcacttttgtaatattatcgATTTTTAACCCACGTCTATCAAAATCGCAATCCATATTATCCAAGTATATcataggtaaaattatttctaacacaatatattttggAAACCTAAACCGTTGGAAAAATTGCAAATCTGAAAATCTAGTAatgtttactaataaatatttgtaaaggggaattattaaaaaataattcaaaatgacTTACCCTTCAATGGAATTTTGCATATCACGTAAGTATCGTTTAGGAACACGAATAGTTTGTTCTAgccaatcatagtttaaatcaTCATCAAGATAATCAAGATAGTTAATatccattttaaaatagtaaaaaataaattaaacaaaattatcaactttttataaaagatataacaacaatttaatagtataaaattaactattttatacgaAGTTATTAATTGTGTCTGTTGAGTGAATGTTAAGCATGATTAGTAGGTACCTTAgatatttctacatttttactcaagtttttcttaaaattatttctaagtaccatttataaataccaaaacttaggattttattttaagttaaaatataaNNNNNNNNNNNNNNNNNNNNNNNNNNNNNNNNNNNNNNNNNNNNNNNNNNNNNNNNNNNNNNNNNNNNNNNNNNNNNNNNNNNNNNNNNNNNNNNNNNNNNNNNNNNNNNNNNNNNNNNNNNNNNNNNNNNNNNNNNNNNNNNNNNNNNNNNNNNNNNNNNNNNNNNNNNNNNNNNNNNNNNNNNNNNNNNNNNNNNNNNNNNNNNNNNNNNNNNNNNNNNNNNNNNNNNNNNNNNNNNNNNNNNNNNNNNNNNNNNNNNNNNNNNNNNNNNNNNNNNNNNNNNNNNNNNNNNNNNNNNNNNNNNNNNNNNNNNNNNNNNNNNNNNNNNNNNNNNNNNNNNNNNNNNNNNNNNNNNNNNNNNNNNNNNNNNNNNNNNNNNNNNNNNNNNNNNNNNNNNNNNNNNNNNNNNNNNNNNNNNNNNNNNNNNNNNNNNNNNNNNNNNNNNNNNNNNNNNNNNNNNNNNNNNNNNNNNNNNNNNNNNNNNNNNNNNNNNNNNNNNNNNNNNNNNNNNNNNNNNNNNNNNNNNNNNNNNNNNNNNNNNNNNNNNNNNNNNNNNNNNNNNNNNNNNNNNNNNNNNNNNNNNNNNNNNNNNNNNNNNNNNNNNNNNNNNNNNNNNNNNNNNNNNNNNNNNNNNNNNNNNNNNNNNNNNNNNNNNNNNNNNNNNNNNNNNNNNNNNNNNNNNNNNNNNNNNNNNNNNNNNNNNNNNNNNNNNNNNNNNNNNNNNNNNNNNNNNNNNNNNNNNNNNNNNNNNNNNNNNNNNNNNNNNNNNNNNNNNNNNNNNNNNNNNNNNNNNNNNNNNNNNNNNNNNNNNNNNNNNNNNNNNNNNNNNNNNNNNNNNNNNNNNNNNNNNNNNNNNNNNNNNNNNNNNNNNNNNNNNNNNNNNNNNNNNNNNNNNNNNNNNNNNNNNNNNNNNNNNNNNNNNNNNNNNNNNNNNNNNNNNNNNNNNNNNNNNNNNNNNNNNNNNNNNNNNNNNNNNNNNNNNNNNNNNNNNNNNNNNNNNNNNNNNNNNNNNNNNNNNNNNNNNNNNNNNNNNNNNNNNNNNNNNNNNNNNNNNNNNNNNNNNNNNNNNNNNNNNNNNNNNNNNNNNNNNNNNNNNNNNNNNNNNNNNNNNNNNNNNNNNNNNNNNNNNNNNNNNNNNNNNNNNNNNNNNNNNNNNNNNNNNNNNNNNNNNNNNNNNNNNNNNNNNNNNNNNNNNNNNNNNNNNNNNNNNNNNNNNNNNNNNNNNNNNNNNNNNNNNNNNNNNNNNNNNNNNNNNNNNNNNNNNNNNNNNNNNNNNNNNNNNNNNNNNNNNNNNNNNNNNNNNNNNNNNNNNNNNNNNNNNNNNNNNNNNNNNNNNNNNNNNNNNNNNNNNNNNNNNNNNNNNNNNNNNNNNNNNNNNNNNNNNNNNNNNNNNNNNNNNNNNNNNNNTTCCTCCGTATGAATCTCCGAAAAACACGGAATCGTTTCCGcgcaccaacatgatgttagaccCAAGGACTCTCGTATCATATAATTGGCGGGAAACTTTACGCGGGAAGAGTCGCGCTTATTGTAAGTTATTCGCTGATAGCGAGTGGATCGAGGGTCGGTGATAAAGCCTAGGTACCACTTTGGCGGTATTCTGTCTAAGGCGGGAATGTTTGAAAACCATGTTTGCATGTTTGAGTGATGGCCCTATGGCATTAATATGACCATAAGAAAAAATTTTGCAAAGATTAAAAAAAGAACGATGGTCAAAAGTATGAGGTTTAATGCCGTGTTCGaatgaatagtaaaaatataaaatatcgatataatattatgtcaatacaataatctGCCGTGCGATATCGTACCCGCATGAGTTACCTGCCTTGACTCTTGTTATGTCGCCGTTCTAAGACAATGGACTGCGCCGACGTCCGACCGACCATTCTTAAACATCCAACAGTCATACGAGTGACGACTTCGCTGTTAATTTCAATTTCGAAAACAGAAAACACGTgagtatacaatgtaatatttttataaatattgtaatattaatataatttgttgctTTTTAAAACGTTCACCGCAGATCGTAGGTATTAATCAATCAATATAATGTAACACACGCTTTTCGTTtaacgaatttaatattttatcataccatcaacataataataccgGCAGATCacttattgttttgttttactatACACTTTCTTTATTGCTTTTTATTTGTCAACTTCAGAATGGGTAACAAAGTATAAAACAGAGCCTTGTTTTTTAACACGTCCAACGCGGATCGTATTTATGAATTGTTAACAAAATatctcttattataataatatataaatttgcgAAGAAAATCAAGCCTTAGTTTTGTCTGCTACGCATGGTTTCTGTgaaacaaatcaaatattttttttgtttttaacacgaTCACCGCCAATCGTATttctaaataatgtatatataaccaCATAAAATTGCGAAGGAAATCCTGGCTTAGTTTTAGTGTGCACCACATGCTTTTTGTCaaacgaatttaatattttataataccacaGACATAATAATGCAAActaatcaattgtttttttcgacttcctttatttgtttttatttattaattttagaatgaATACAGTGTACAACATCAGTGGCAGCTGCACCGTCTTCATAGGCAACGGCGACGAACGCGAGAACCGCGCCCGACGTAAgcataaatttgtataatattagaaacGATTAAAATGATATCTCCCCGTTTCAGAATGTTACAACTGCGGGAAGCCCGGGCATCCATCTCGGGATTGTGGTGAGTGTTTAGTTTACATATTCCTTAATAACaaccttaatattatgtatataattgtaatttatattgtagcCAAGCCCAGGGGTGGCTTAGCTAAAAGGGGCGGCGGCCGCGGTGGTGGTGGCGGAGGCgttggcggtggtggtggtggtggcggtggcggtgacGATAGACAGCGGGGAGTTAGGAGGGGTCGTGATGGTGGAAGGCGACAGGGAGGTGGCTCCAACCTCCTTAGATCCCGCTCACCGGTCGGTACCCCAACGCCGATCCCCGTCGTTAGACGGCACCCGTCGTCAAGAGTAAggatatattaattagtatatttaaaaagacatccaaaaatctaattaaataaattattttcagtgcGATCTATGGAAGACGGGCTCGCCGCGGCCGCTGAAGGTGaggatatattagtatattgaaaaaaaaaacgttcaaGTTTTAGAAATTGAGAAAtctaattaaactaatttttcagGACCGTAGGCAGGCTACAGTTCGGCGGCCGTCGAACGTAAGGAtctattagtatatttaaaatttataaatctaattaaacaaattattttcaggaGGTCAGTTGTAGCCGAGCCGCGGCGACGACGGCAGACTTGCTGCCGCCAAACGTACACAGAACGAAAAACATctatgaaattaatgaaaattgacGTTAAAATAACAAGACGATTGTTAACATAGGGCCAACAGAGAAGATtgttaatatcaaaattaaaattttgttaatcaataaattatcaggCTCTGTTAATTTGATGAGGTTTTtagttatattgataaaatataattattaattttagaaactCTAAAGCTGTTTATacttttagttaaataaataattttattaattctacCCAGGTAATGATTGAATTGATAAgccatataattaaatttaataaagaatttgttaaatgtattaaaactagAGCTggctgtatttttatttcaataattaattttttaatcctaCATaggcaatgtttaaattaataaactgtataaatcaatttaataaagaatttgtttaatttattaactctaGTGCTGGCCAGTAAATTTTTACatcaataattgattttttaaatctacATAGGTTATGTTTGAATTAATaagccatattatattcaatttacaaattaatctgtttaaaatatatgaaatatatataattaatttcacaaTATGCTCAGGTTTTCcaaatttgcatttttattgattttttcgtATAGATCAATACatacttacattattaataatattataataatgtatttcaaaCAGCAACACACAGAttcatatcaaataaataatttattacttaaattaaagaTGTTccttttgtattaaaaaatgtagtaagtataatagttcttataatcaatatataaaattacacgaatccaaaataaaaattatataacattatattataataataatataataaacttttaataatgtaaataattaaaaactgagAACTTAATTTGCTCCCGTaacaggaaaaaaattataaaatgaaaacacaatatgtaataataatagtttagaaCTATAaacgtacaatgtacataaaaattttaaagtataaaagttcttataaccaatatataaaatatataaaaattacatgaatacaaaataaaaattacataatcttatattataataataatatagataccttttaataatgtaaataataaaaaattgagtaATTAATTTACTCTCTGAagaggaaaaaattaaaaaaatttaaatacaatagttaataataatagtttaaaactataaatgtacataaatattttaaagtataatagttCTTATTggtaatacataaaattaaatgtaactaaaataaaaactacaaaaccatattatattgtattataatcataatataggcaataaacttatataatgtaACAGATAACTgctaaatataaagataaaaattacatttaacatgaaaaaatgtataaatatttaattttaaaggcggctttttgaatattatgtaattacagTTTACCATTTAAGTATTAGAATAAAAACCTACTTCAATTCGGATATTATTTGGTTTACTAAAGGACAGGGCTTATCATATTTTGATACAATGTTGAAGTAAAATTTTTGGATGAATAACCAGACATCCAAGGA
This genomic window contains:
- the LOC103309136 gene encoding putative nuclease HARBI1, producing MDINYLDYLDDDLNYDWLEQTIRVPKRYLRDMQNSIEGFPKYIVLEIILPMIYLDNMDCDFDRRGLKIDNITKVLIALRFYASGNDQRVNGDTLGYSQASVSIVVKEVSGLLAKCGKKWIRFPRAPNLQDTKEQFYLIGEFPGVIGAIDCTHVPIKSPGGDNAEIYRNRKGWMSLNVQIVCGPKMQIFDIVCRWPGSVHDSRIYNNSRVKLLIESNALA